From the genome of Bacteroidota bacterium:
CGTCGCCATTTCGGATATTTTTCCTTGATGAAGAACAATTCCGCCCATCAACTGAACGTCGTACGGAACCATCTCCCATTTCAATTTGTGTCCGACAACATCAAAATCTTGATTAAGCATTCTACGGCAGGTTTCTTTTACAACAGCAAATGCTTCAGGAAGAAGTTCATCTAATGTCTCTTTAATGGTCGCCAACTCTTCTTTTTCATGCTCTTCCAGATTCGTAAAGAGTTCTTCGCGAACAACTGCATCTGTTTCGGTCTTCAATTGTGATTGGATTTCTGCGATCTGTTCCCGAATCTCTTTCACCGACTCAGCAATTCGATCTCTAAACTCCTGCGTTTTTGCTCGCAACTCATCATCGCTTAATGATTGTAACAACTTGAATTGTCCGTTAATCTCTTCAACAAGCGGTATTAACTGGGTGACGTCCTTTTCTTTTTTGCTTCCAAATAAACTGCTAAAAAACTTTAACATTGCTTCCCTTTTTTCAATTATTTCAACTATATCATCAATATACTAAAATTTACGGTACGATAAAATCCGATCTCTCTTCTTCATTGACGAACGATAAAGCCCAAACATTGTCTGGAATGTGAAGAGATTAAGATTTTGATTTTATTTTTCTCTTGCTGCTCACCCATTGCACCTCTTCTTGTCCGGCAAGAACATTTGCATATCGAGCCATTACAAAGAGCAGATCGGATAAACGATTGAGGTAAACGATAACAGCAGTGCCAATATTTTCGTTCCTGGATAAGTGTACGCTATTTCGTTCTGCGCGACGGCAAACGGTTCGTGCCAGATGCATATGTGAGGCAATGACCGATCCACCTGGAAGTATAAATGTTTTCAGCGGTTTCAATCTTGCTTCAAATTGATCGATTGCCTTTTCAAGGGGACGAGCATATGAAAGTTTTATTCGAGGAATAAATGTGCTCCGATGACTCAAGGGGGTTGCAAGATCTGCACCGAGTTCAAATAATTGATGTTGAATTTTACGCAATACTGTATCAATGGATCTGTGCGGTTCAAGGGAACGGATGACACCAAGTAGCGAATTTAATTCATCAACGGAACCATATGCCTCAATTCGTAAAGCATCTTTAGGAACCCGCACGCCTCCAAACAATGCTGTTTCCCCTTGATCACCACTCTTCGTATAAATTTTCATATCGATTGCTCCGACAGTATTAATGGTGAATGTTCTTTCCCAAAAATGAAAATTACAATAACATTTGGTAAACTCCAAAAGAACAATGACCACCAAAAAGCAAAGAACTTTTAGTTCATTCCAACAGAGACTCAACTCTTTTCAGCTTGCCATCGATATTCACGTTTTGTTGAATCTTCAGAATTTTACAGAGAAGCGGATAAATATCAATATTTTCCATTGTGCCAATTTTAAATTTTTTCTTGAATGCAGGACCTCTTGCCACAAATATTCCTTGCATCTCTTTGTGATGTTGGTTGAAGCCGTGATTCCCTTTCGGGAAGTTCAATAATCGTTTCTTCGACAGTTCTTTATCAGTAAGACTCCAACCTAAATCCGCGGCAACCAAAATCGAAAAAACAGATTCTGATTTTTTCAAATGGAAAGAATCCGGAATTTCATTTTTTAAATACACTTGAGCATGTTTCAATTGTCTGCGTAAGGTATTGACAATTTCAGCATTGCGATTCTCAAGTGATTCAAGAAGCAATATCGGGCCGTCCCATTCAGCGAGATATTTTTCTTCTTTAAGATAATCTCCCACAACAATTGTGCGTTGTGGATCAATTTCAGTCATGCCATGATCAGAGACGATGAGAATGTTTGTGGATTCGAATCTCTTTGTTTGTTTAAGATACTGCACGAGTTTTCCGATAAGCGAATCCATTTCCGCAATGGTACGATTGATCTCCATTGAATTCGGACCAAACCAATGCCCTTGCGTATCCGTTGCGTCAATATAGAGTGCTATAAAATCCGGTCGTTCATCCTTGGGAAGTTCTAACCAGCGTTTAACCCCTTCTAATCGTCTTTCATATGGTCGTGTATGCTGATATCGTTCAACATAGTTCGGACGCTTGGTACTGTCGTTCAATTCACTTCCCGGCCAAAAATAACTTGCAGTAATTTTCCCTTGTTTCCTTGCCGTTTCCCAAATTGCTTCTCCCTTATACCAACGGGAATCTCTCACTTCAATCGTATCACTAATCTTATAAACTCTCTTCGTTGTAAGGTCAATAAATTCATTTTGAATGATACCATGATTTTCCGCATACATACCGGTGACAATAGCCAAATGATTTGGAAATGTTTTCGTCGGATAGACGGGCTGCAATGATGTTGCTTTCACGCCGTCAGAAATCAACGAATCAATATTCGGCGTCAGGTTTCGGTCAAGGTAGTCCCAGCGAAATCCATCGAACGATATCATAATGGTGCAAGATTTCTCTTGCGAATAAACGAGAGAAAAGAATAAGAAAACAGTAAATAAAATTTTCTTCATCATAGATAAAAAAAAGCCCCGCAGA
Proteins encoded in this window:
- a CDS encoding cob(I)yrinic acid a,c-diamide adenosyltransferase — its product is MKIYTKSGDQGETALFGGVRVPKDALRIEAYGSVDELNSLLGVIRSLEPHRSIDTVLRKIQHQLFELGADLATPLSHRSTFIPRIKLSYARPLEKAIDQFEARLKPLKTFILPGGSVIASHMHLARTVCRRAERNSVHLSRNENIGTAVIVYLNRLSDLLFVMARYANVLAGQEEVQWVSSKRKIKSKS
- a CDS encoding ectonucleotide pyrophosphatase/phosphodiesterase yields the protein MISFDGFRWDYLDRNLTPNIDSLISDGVKATSLQPVYPTKTFPNHLAIVTGMYAENHGIIQNEFIDLTTKRVYKISDTIEVRDSRWYKGEAIWETARKQGKITASYFWPGSELNDSTKRPNYVERYQHTRPYERRLEGVKRWLELPKDERPDFIALYIDATDTQGHWFGPNSMEINRTIAEMDSLIGKLVQYLKQTKRFESTNILIVSDHGMTEIDPQRTIVVGDYLKEEKYLAEWDGPILLLESLENRNAEIVNTLRRQLKHAQVYLKNEIPDSFHLKKSESVFSILVAADLGWSLTDKELSKKRLLNFPKGNHGFNQHHKEMQGIFVARGPAFKKKFKIGTMENIDIYPLLCKILKIQQNVNIDGKLKRVESLLE